A region from the Arcobacter sp. F155 genome encodes:
- a CDS encoding DUF507 family protein, whose translation MRMKLHHTPYISKRISRDLVNCDFVEIRKTKDEISAEIEKILDADIDQEHELDEKVHELLDAQEDEIEFLNADRRQLFWLTKKRLANDFGVILNNEDRFSDIAHKVLDYLWEEDYIHYTCSDNQVKNVIFSSIDEFLKGFEKADDAVMEKIKHYKRKLIAGTEEYDIVYHRLYEEELIKRGLM comes from the coding sequence ATGAGAATGAAGTTACATCATACGCCATATATCTCAAAGAGAATTTCAAGAGATTTAGTTAATTGCGATTTTGTAGAGATTAGAAAAACAAAAGATGAAATCAGTGCTGAGATTGAAAAAATCTTAGATGCTGATATTGATCAAGAGCACGAGTTAGATGAAAAAGTTCATGAATTACTAGATGCACAAGAGGATGAAATTGAGTTCCTAAATGCAGATAGAAGACAACTATTTTGGCTAACTAAGAAAAGACTAGCTAATGACTTTGGTGTAATATTAAACAATGAAGATAGATTTTCTGATATTGCTCATAAAGTATTAGACTATTTATGGGAAGAAGATTATATTCACTATACTTGTTCAGATAACCAAGTTAAGAATGTGATTTTCTCATCTATTGATGAGTTTTTAAAAGGGTTTGAAAAAGCTGACGATGCTGTAATGGAAAAGATTAAACATTATAAAAGAAAGCTTATTGCTGGAACTGAAGAGTATGATATTGTGTATCATAGATTATACGAAGAAGAACTAATTAAAAGAGGGTTAATGTAA